From Impatiens glandulifera chromosome 7, dImpGla2.1, whole genome shotgun sequence:
TCcaatatcaaatcaaatcagtcaAACCGAATTATGGTCGATTCAACGGCGCCACTAAAGCTGCTAAGCTgactatatatttaaaatgtaatatttaaataagacgGAAACAAAATTCGAACATTAAACCGACAATGATGAAACAATGTATTATAACTATTAAATCATAAAacacatttaaattaataatagtgagaaaatattattaacttaaaaaatttataatagactatcaaaaatattaactattattagtgatagacaaatttaattttaatactaGTGACTATTTTTAATGTGACgtgtaataataaaaactataatataatgtatttatgttttgaaaattataccggtgattattgaattatattatcggatcttattcataatatttatattagttcATATCCATGAAAATATGCATATCCATGAAAATATGCATGGTATATATACAAAAAGCatgatatatttaatcattttttattaaagcATAATTGTGATGTCACATTCTTgttctctttaattaaaaaaaataatatatatatatataatatttaatatattttaacaaatttgtcCGACCAAACAGATCTTCTAACATTTCCTATTGAATCAATCAAACCGACAtcaatatttcatttaataaaccgACATTAATATTTCGGTTGATTAATAAACTAACCAAactgaactatatatatatatatatatataaataaacacgtaaaataaattcttataatCAACAAATTCATATTGGAAAACCTATTAAATGTCTAATACAATCTCACTCTTGATATCAAAACAAGAGATCCAAcccaaacatatcaaaatttattCTCACACATTCAAACATTACAAAGAATTTAAACTTTACCTTTTCTACCTGTAAATATGTTGATTATATCATTGAcaaattaaaagatattgaaCATAAAATAGTCAATCAACAAagcattattaattaaactgaTGAGAAGGAAATGACAATTTAAAATGTCTTTTAACACAAGATCATCAACCAACAAAGTATTAACTATAATCTTTCAAATTGAAATAACATCAATCAACCTCTAGTAACGAGTTTTTTCACTCGATCAACCTGTAACTACTTCGAGTGAATCCGGAAAGAAAAAtcccttttttttttcaatatcagCTTCTTTGTAAagactctttccaaaaagatATTTTAAGAAAGTTCAAaagatatttaagaaaattatttaaccTCTGAAAGGACAAGCAAATTGATAAGCaaattacattaataaaaatagcaAAGTGTCAGCAATTTTACAAAATGGATAATAGTTAACACAAAATGTAAACaacaaaaagaaagatgatCATCACTTCTTTTTACCAGCCTTACCCTCCTTTCTCCTAACGATTTCGTCGGCATACTTAACTCCCTTACCCTTGTAGGGCTCCGGCGGCCTCCATTTCCTTATGGAAGCTGCGAATTCGCCAATTCGACTCTTATCATATCCACTCACCGCTATTCTCGTGttctcctccaccttcacctGCAGACCTTCTGGGATTGTCATTCTCACTGGATGAGAAAACCCAAGATTCAAAACCAAGTCGTTTCCTTCCAAAAATGCACGGTACCCTACACCTATTAGTTGGAGCCGTTTCTCAAATCCTTTCGACACACCCACAATCATGTTGTCCGTCAGCGTTCTGACAAAATAACAGTACCATCATCATGGTCCAAGAACAATGATGTTTCATTTTAATCATGCTAATGGTCAAGCAAAAAGATCCCAGCATCATAAAGTTTGTACTATAACCATAATTGGATAGAAGTTTATTTTGCTTcctaaacttttaaaaacagCTCAAATTacagacttttttttttgttaattctgttaaagtttttaaatcatctaaatttttacttcaatattttctttcaaaaaccATATCAATGCAATAATGGTGTGAACAAAACAATGACAACGGGAAGTAATTTGAGCCATTTCTTGCAAAATGAACTTATTTCCAAAAGTTAACATCAAAAGTCAATAACAACAATAACAAAAAGTAGGCCTTCTGAAATTGCTTTGTATATAAACTAAACAGAAAACATAGAACTGGGGTAAGTTTAGAAGACTGCAATCGATGCAATCTGAAACGAGAGAGTCTTGtccttgtttgatctaggattatttgaataaacaagtgattatcttaaaaaaacttgtttcaagtaggttattgaaaattaagttatttggtTCAACAGACATTAGGAGTAAAAATAGATAATgagaataattttgttttacaaaaaatacagaatattttaataagttggttaatgatttgaagatgggtatatattattgattggatagtgggttatttaaaattactgcTAAACAACCCACATCAACAATGCCTTAAGTAGAATGAAATGAAACGACGATGAAGTTTGGAAAGTTGACATTTACTGTTGTCATTTACAGGGAGGAATCAAGATAAGTCTCCCACTTGATTACTTTGCAAGGAGTGGGGTTAGATAGTGAGAAGATGTTTCATCCAATTTAACTGAGAGATAACGTTAGTTTGATTGAACAAAACTACATTATGTATTTAGCTATTTTCAGCTTTTCTCAGATTCTCAAGAGCTGCAACATGAGATTGAGTTAAAAGCACATCGCCATTATTTACAATACATAAAGAAGTTTGTTCTAGGATCTAAGCTTTTGGAAAATAACACTTTACTTTATGCAGATTATGTTATGAGTTTTCTTATGTTAAAAAGCATGTGTATAAGGTTTAGTCAAGTAGTTGTTTTGTGACAAATAGAAAGATCTCAGTAAAgagatataagatttttttttttgaaataattcgagtatttgaaaaagaaaacccTGTCtaatgaaaaagtggattatttagGTTAAATGGCTAAAACatcatttgtatttattattttaaaatattataaaaatattaaataaagtagAGGTATTTACTTGATGATTTGAATGGTTAAGCAATCAATGATGGGATAAGGGGTTATTTTGGAtgaaatccaaataacccttcatGAAATAATCCCTGAAGTTTTCAATAGAGCAATAAAGGACATGCataatttctttaatcaaaattaaaatttagttgtTTAGTGATGGGTTGACCTCATTGATCAAAAGGAAAATTGTTTCTCAAATCAATTCAAGCTGTGTTTCCTTTTATAGTAAGATATGTACACTACACTGCAGTCTGCACTGCATCTGTAATATCCACATTTTTTTGGAAACGTGTGGAAACTGTATATTTCTTGCTAAGATATGAAGTGTATATCAATGAATAtaacaaaaatcaattataaataaggtATAAGTGATCAGTTACCTGAACAGGCCATGCATTTGGTTAGCCCTTCTGGTATCCAATGCCTTTCTGACTCTAAGCTCCCCTGATTCCTCTTTTTCAACCTTAACTTCTCGAGGATAAGTGATAGAAAGCTGGCCAAGAGGCCCTTTTACATTCAAATCCTGACCTTCCAATGCAATTGTCACATTGGATGGGATACCAATTGGTTGCTTCCCAATTCTCGATTCCTTACATTCAATAGTCTTCTTTGTAAAACCAACACGAGTTGCAGCAGGTGGAGTAATGCAGATTCTACTCCTCTCACTCCAAAAGGTAGATCTCAAGTTTCTGGTAATAAGCAGTTGTTAGTATCACACATTCAGCAGAAAGCAATTGGCAGAGAAAGGAACCAAGAAATTGGAAACAAATTAACGCTGTTTAGAAGTTTTATGTTTCATAAAGTGTTCACATATATCAACATGTCAAAACGAATTCCCTCCTTATAGATAACATTCCTTGGAAAACTCTCAAACACCTCCTTTTCAAATGCCCTTATACTGTTGAAATCTGAATCAAGCTGAATAAATGTAGAGAGATTAATGATGCTCCTAAAGAATCAATATTAAGTAATGGATGATTATGTGAACTAAGGGAAAAAAATTCTTTTCAAGACTAAATACATGTATGTTTGCAGCCTGCATTTATGAAATATGAAAGGAAGCGATTAGAAGCAATGAAGAAAATTGGAAGAAAGTACAAGAATGCTCTATTGTTCAAAGTTGAATCTTGAGTAAAGTAGCAAATCAATCCAAAAGAATAAACCCAAAATTGAGCAGTTTCCTTCTGGTTTCTTGGCTCACGCCGCCATGAAAAGAGCAGGTTTtgttgaaaaaagaaaataccCAATTGATATGCAATGTCGAATTAGCAAAAGT
This genomic window contains:
- the LOC124946015 gene encoding 50S ribosomal protein L6, chloroplastic-like, which encodes MASTVASSFQSASNLRSTFWSERSRICITPPAATRVGFTKKTIECKESRIGKQPIGIPSNVTIALEGQDLNVKGPLGQLSITYPREVKVEKEESGELRVRKALDTRRANQMHGLFRTLTDNMIVGVSKGFEKRLQLIGVGYRAFLEGNDLVLNLGFSHPVRMTIPEGLQVKVEENTRIAVSGYDKSRIGEFAASIRKWRPPEPYKGKGVKYADEIVRRKEGKAGKKK